In the Elstera cyanobacteriorum genome, one interval contains:
- a CDS encoding ubiquinol-cytochrome C chaperone family protein, with translation MVFSLSWPFGAAAQARRQVRDRAESLYRSAVDQARQPKFYRDLGILDTPEGRFEMVALHVWLLLHRLKTVPEAADLSQALHDVMMLDMDVSLRELGISDVVIGKRVKAVAKNFYGRLQAYDTGLADPAAFAVALRRNAYGPRAEAPTDAAVTALIGYCQTQVAALAAQDAAALLGGRCAFAPIHE, from the coding sequence ATGGTCTTTTCGCTTTCCTGGCCGTTCGGGGCCGCCGCCCAGGCCCGCCGCCAGGTTCGGGACCGGGCGGAAAGCCTGTACCGAAGCGCGGTGGATCAGGCCCGCCAGCCAAAGTTTTACCGCGACCTTGGGATTCTCGATACGCCGGAAGGCCGTTTCGAGATGGTAGCGCTGCACGTCTGGCTGCTGCTGCACCGGTTAAAGACAGTGCCGGAGGCGGCGGACCTTAGCCAAGCCCTGCACGATGTGATGATGCTGGATATGGACGTGTCGTTGCGCGAACTCGGCATCAGCGATGTGGTGATCGGCAAGCGGGTGAAGGCGGTCGCGAAGAATTTTTACGGGCGCCTTCAGGCCTATGATACCGGTCTTGCCGATCCGGCGGCCTTTGCCGTCGCCCTGCGCCGCAATGCCTATGGTCCGCGTGCCGAAGCCCCGACCGATGCTGCGGTAACGGCCCTGATCGGCTATTGTCAAACCCAGGTGGCGGCGCTGGCCGCCCAGGACGCCGCCGCCCTATTGGGTGGGCGCTGCGCGTTCGCCCCTATTCACGAGTAA
- a CDS encoding outer membrane protein assembly factor BamE: MMTKFRPLARPAVLGLALLLGGALPACTPIVDNRGNLPTQDAVDQIVIGGSSRADVQRILGSPTTAGTFNDKVWYYISRKQETVAFMKPAVREQTIVAVHFDDAGLVSKMTASGGETVEFIDHTAEITPTTGHSMGFLEQLFGNIGRFGSKGGVYKAPSPTTGR; encoded by the coding sequence ATGATGACGAAGTTCCGCCCCCTCGCCCGCCCCGCCGTCCTCGGCCTCGCTCTGCTTTTGGGCGGCGCTCTTCCTGCCTGCACGCCGATTGTCGATAATCGCGGCAATCTCCCGACGCAGGATGCGGTTGACCAAATCGTCATCGGCGGCTCCAGCCGCGCCGATGTTCAGCGCATCCTCGGCTCGCCAACCACGGCGGGGACGTTCAACGATAAGGTCTGGTATTATATCAGCCGTAAGCAGGAAACCGTTGCCTTCATGAAGCCCGCCGTGCGGGAACAGACGATTGTGGCCGTGCATTTCGACGATGCCGGATTGGTCAGTAAAATGACCGCGAGTGGCGGCGAAACGGTTGAGTTCATCGATCATACCGCCGAAATCACCCCGACCACCGGCCATTCGATGGGCTTCCTTGAGCAACTCTTCGGGAATATCGGCCGTTTCGGCAGCAAGGGCGGGGTGTATAAGGCGCCAAGCCCGACGACGGGGCGGTAG
- a CDS encoding ribonucleotide-diphosphate reductase subunit beta, translated as MPLLSANKAYKPFEYPWAFEFWKRQQQVHWMPEEVPLGEDCRDWARKLTDHERNLLTQIFRFFTQADVEVQDCYHEKYGRVFKPTEIKMMLTAFSNMETIHIAAYSHLLDTIGMPEAEYTAFLRYKEMADKHDYLQRFGVDTDADIARTLAVFGGFTEGLQLFASFAMLMNFPRFNKMKGMGQIVSWSVRDESLHCEGIIKLFHTFAAETGCLTASVKDDIADCCQTVVRLEDAFIDLAFEMGPVEGMTPRDVKRYIRYIADWRLQQLGLKPIYLIDEHPLPWLPALLNGVEHANFFEARATEYSKAATQGDWESTWTMFDQRRKAQVPGNSDTPDLISAAE; from the coding sequence ATGCCGCTTCTGTCCGCCAATAAAGCCTATAAGCCCTTCGAATATCCCTGGGCCTTCGAGTTCTGGAAGCGCCAGCAGCAGGTGCACTGGATGCCCGAAGAAGTGCCGCTGGGTGAAGATTGCCGCGATTGGGCGCGCAAGCTGACCGACCACGAGCGCAATCTGCTGACCCAGATTTTCCGCTTCTTCACGCAAGCCGACGTGGAAGTGCAGGATTGCTACCACGAGAAATACGGCCGGGTGTTTAAACCCACCGAAATCAAGATGATGCTGACGGCTTTCTCGAATATGGAAACCATCCATATCGCCGCCTATTCGCATCTCCTGGATACCATCGGCATGCCGGAAGCCGAGTACACCGCCTTCCTGCGCTATAAGGAAATGGCGGATAAGCACGATTACCTGCAACGGTTTGGCGTCGATACCGATGCAGATATCGCCCGCACGCTGGCGGTCTTCGGCGGCTTTACCGAAGGGCTTCAGCTTTTCGCCTCCTTCGCCATGCTGATGAACTTCCCGCGCTTCAATAAGATGAAGGGCATGGGGCAGATCGTTTCTTGGTCGGTGCGCGACGAGTCGCTGCACTGCGAAGGCATTATCAAGCTGTTCCATACGTTTGCGGCAGAAACCGGCTGCCTGACCGCGTCGGTGAAGGACGATATCGCCGACTGCTGCCAGACTGTGGTGCGGTTGGAAGATGCTTTCATCGACCTTGCCTTCGAAATGGGGCCGGTCGAAGGTATGACGCCGCGGGATGTGAAGCGCTATATCCGCTATATCGCCGACTGGCGCCTGCAACAGCTTGGCCTGAAGCCGATCTATCTGATCGACGAACACCCGCTGCCTTGGCTGCCCGCGCTGTTGAACGGCGTGGAGCATGCGAACTTCTTCGAAGCCCGCGCGACGGAATATTCTAAGGCCGCGACCCAAGGCGATTGGGAAAGCACCTGGACGATGTTCGACCAGCGCCGCAAGGCGCAGGTGCCGGGGAACTCGGATACGCCCGACCTCATCTCGGCGGCGGAGTAA
- a CDS encoding ribonucleoside-diphosphate reductase subunit alpha: MMDGDVRTHMTAAVQIDRSRDALLTDFGKETLRDRYLLPGESFQDLFARVSTAYADDDAHAQRLYDYMSRLWFMPATPVLSNGGTGRGLPISCYLNAVDDSLEGIVGTWNENVWLSARGGGIGTYWGNVRSIGEPVGLNGKTSGIIPFIRVMDSLTLAISQGSLRRGSAAVYLDVNHPEIEEFIEIRKASGDFNRKALNLHHGVLLTDEFMEAVRDGKEYALRSPKTKEVVRMADARAIFQKLVETRIATGEPYLVFIDTVNRTLAEHQRTLGLKVTTSNLCSEITLHTGPDHLGKIRTAVCCLSSVNVEKWDEWSQEPRFVEDLMRFLDNVLQDFIDRAPDEMARAKYSAARERSVGLGVMGFHSFLQLKGIPLESALAKSWNLKVFRHLKERADAASMYLAQERGACPDAAEVGAMERFSHKMAIAPTASISIICGGTSAGIEPIPANIYNHKTLSGSFAVRNPYLEALLIQKGRNSESVWSSIIEHEGSVQHLDFLSADEKMIFRTAFEIDQRWLLEFAADRTPYICQATSLNIFLPGDIDKWDLLMLHYRAWELGIKSLYYCRSKSVQRAAWAGGVEADNTYERRQVIAEVKDYDECLACQ; this comes from the coding sequence GATTTCGGGAAAGAGACGCTGCGCGATCGCTATCTGCTGCCGGGCGAAAGTTTTCAGGATCTCTTCGCCCGCGTCTCGACGGCCTATGCCGACGATGACGCCCATGCCCAGCGCTTGTATGATTACATGAGCCGCCTGTGGTTCATGCCCGCTACGCCAGTTCTATCGAACGGCGGCACCGGGCGCGGCCTGCCGATCTCCTGCTATCTGAATGCGGTGGACGATAGTCTTGAAGGCATCGTCGGCACGTGGAACGAAAACGTTTGGCTGTCGGCGCGCGGCGGCGGCATTGGCACCTATTGGGGCAATGTCCGCTCCATCGGCGAGCCGGTCGGCCTGAATGGCAAAACCAGCGGCATTATCCCCTTCATCCGCGTGATGGACAGTTTGACCCTGGCGATCAGCCAAGGGTCGCTGCGGCGCGGCTCGGCGGCGGTCTATCTCGACGTCAACCACCCGGAAATCGAAGAATTCATCGAGATTCGCAAGGCATCGGGCGACTTCAACCGCAAGGCGTTGAACCTGCACCACGGCGTGCTGCTGACCGATGAGTTTATGGAAGCGGTGCGGGACGGCAAGGAATATGCCCTGCGCAGCCCGAAGACCAAGGAAGTGGTGCGCATGGCCGATGCCCGTGCCATCTTCCAGAAGCTGGTCGAAACCCGCATTGCGACGGGCGAGCCGTATCTTGTGTTCATCGATACGGTGAACCGGACGCTGGCCGAACATCAGCGCACCCTGGGGCTGAAGGTCACCACCTCCAACCTCTGTTCCGAAATCACCCTGCACACCGGGCCGGATCATCTCGGCAAGATCCGCACTGCCGTTTGCTGCCTCTCCTCGGTCAATGTCGAGAAGTGGGACGAATGGAGCCAGGAGCCGCGCTTCGTTGAAGACCTGATGCGCTTCCTCGATAATGTGCTGCAAGACTTCATCGACCGGGCGCCGGACGAGATGGCCCGCGCCAAGTATAGCGCCGCGCGCGAACGCTCGGTCGGTCTTGGGGTGATGGGCTTCCACAGCTTCTTGCAGTTGAAGGGCATTCCGCTGGAAAGCGCCCTGGCAAAATCGTGGAACCTCAAGGTCTTCCGGCACTTGAAGGAACGGGCCGACGCGGCCTCCATGTACCTCGCCCAAGAACGCGGCGCCTGCCCGGATGCGGCGGAAGTCGGTGCGATGGAACGCTTCAGCCACAAGATGGCGATTGCCCCCACCGCGTCGATCTCCATCATCTGCGGCGGCACCTCGGCAGGGATCGAGCCGATCCCGGCGAATATCTACAATCACAAAACGCTGTCCGGCTCGTTTGCCGTGCGCAATCCCTATCTGGAAGCCTTGCTGATCCAGAAGGGCCGCAATAGCGAAAGCGTTTGGTCGTCGATCATCGAACACGAAGGCTCGGTCCAGCATCTCGATTTCCTATCGGCTGACGAGAAGATGATCTTCCGCACGGCTTTCGAAATCGATCAGCGCTGGCTGCTGGAATTCGCTGCCGACCGCACGCCCTATATCTGTCAGGCCACCTCGCTCAATATCTTCCTGCCGGGGGATATTGATAAGTGGGACTTGCTGATGCTGCACTATCGCGCCTGGGAACTGGGTATCAAGTCGCTCTATTATTGCCGTTCCAAGAGCGTGCAGCGCGCGGCCTGGGCCGGGGGTGTCGAGGCCGACAATACCTACGAGCGCCGTCAGGTGATCGCCGAGGTCAAGGATTACGACGAGTGCCTCGCCTGCCAATAG